The Cloeon dipterum chromosome 3, ieCloDipt1.1, whole genome shotgun sequence genome includes a region encoding these proteins:
- the LOC135939340 gene encoding carbohydrate sulfotransferase 11-like, which translates to MASSPVAPLKRLLCRSRSRLVVAALAALALYCLQQGPSNNAEYRPPSQPTYHQHPQVASSQHRRAVLQRNNASLHPSNSGNSADFKTIISTPPSSSLPQAQTTSASAVEEREVHVVLEVDIPKKSSKEPHFDHAPSIEDDGAPIEDYDVEELEEELSRRRKRVHEVCEATGLGRESEPNAWEFFVDHKHHLVWCNIFKAASSTWMYNFNLLAGYKEDYLKRSRKTPLVLARARFPRPSVAQLREALPSYLSFMIVRDPFERLLSAYRNKIEAFRHKFYRKLCKEIINKYRKPGSPYQGLKGPSFSEFVMHVVDTSDKPDEHWAPYYRFCTPCQVNFTVIAQVESLSRDQEYVIRHAGLAEELPLGRRGHREVLNKARGAPTNELLERYFRQLSKDQLMALYRIYRIDFDMFGYDADRYFRMINEPEPGIK; encoded by the exons ATGGCTTCTTCCCCGGTTGCTCCGCTTAAACGACTTTTGTGCCGATCGCGCTCTCGCCTCGTTGTGGCCGCCTTGGCCGCCCTGGCTCTGTACTGCTTGCAACAGGGGCCGTCCAACAATGCCGAATACCGACCTCCTTCGCAGCCCACGTACCACCAACACCCGCAGGTGGCCTCCTCCCAGCACCGCAGGGCTGTGCTTCAGAGGAATAATGCATCTCTGCACCCCAGCAATTCAGGCAACAGTGCGGACTTCAAAACCATAATATCAACGCCACCCTCATCTAGTTTGCCTCAAGCTCAG ACCACGTCCGCCTCGGCTGTGGAGGAACGCGAAGTACATGTCGTGCTTGAGGTGGACATTCCTAAGAAGAGCAGCAAAGAACCGCATTTTGATCATGCACCGTCCATTGAGGACGATGGCGCCCCGATCGAAGATTACGATGTCGAAGAACTCGAAGAAGAATTATCCAGGCGACGAAAGAGGGTGCATGAGGTATGCGAGGCCACAGGCCTGGGCCGCGAAAGCGAACCCAACGCCTGGGAGTTCTTTGTCGACCACAAGCACCACCTTGTTTGGTGCAACATCTTTAAGGCGGCAAGCTCAACATGGATGTACAACTTTAATTTGCTTG CCGGATACAAAGAGGATTATCTAAAGAGATCTCGGAAAACACCACTGGTGCTCGCGAGGGCCCGCTTCCCGCGACCCAGCGTGGCACAACTTCGCGAGGCCCTGCCATCCTACTTATCTTTCATGATTGTCAGGGACCCTTTCGAACGACTTCTGTCCGCGTaccgaaataaaattgaggcTTTCAGACACAAGTTTTACAGAAAG CTATGCAAGGAGATAATTAACAAGTACAGGAAACCTGGCAGCCCGTACCAAGGTTTGAAAGGACCCAGCTTTTCTGAATTTGTGATGCATGTTGTCGACACTTCTGACAAACCAGACGAACATTGGGCGCCATATTACAGATTTTGCACACCTTGTCAG GTGAATTTTACAGTGATTGCTCAAGTAGAATCTTTGAGTAGAGATCAAGAGTATGTGATACGGCATGCTGGACTTGCTGAGGAGCTGCCGCTGGGCCGGCGGGGCCACCGCGAAGTCCTCAACAAGGCCCGGGGCGCGCCCACCAACGAGCTGCTCGAGCGCTACTTCCGTCAACTGAGCAAGGACCAGCTGATGGCCCTGTACCGCATCTACCGGATCGATTTTGACATGTTCGGCTACGACGCGGACAGATACTTCCGAATGATCAACGAACCCGAGCCAGGCATCAAATGA
- the RpI12 gene encoding DNA-directed RNA polymerase I subunit RPA12 yields MAQVSNMDFCSECGSIMPVLQKKGDLICYTCKTTHKIEALDSHEVHYVLHFNSIESGGTQQEKKKKKTKETEAEGPVCERKCPKCGNDVMSYATLQLRSADEGQTVFYTCTKCKYKETENS; encoded by the exons ATGGCACAAGTTTCGAATATGGACTTCTGTTCCGAGTGTGGTTCAATCATGCctgttttgcagaaaaaaggaGATTTGATTTGCTATACCTGCAAGACAACTCATAAAATTGAAG cTTTGGATTCGCATGAAGTGCACTATGTTCTGCACTTCAATTCTATTGAAAGCGGTGGAACACAGcaagagaaaaagaagaaaaagactAAGGAAACAGAAGCTGAGGGTCCTGTATGTGAAAGAAAATGTCCAAAATGTGGCAATGATGTCATGTCATATGCCACCCTGCAACTACGATCTGCCGATGAAGGACAAACTGTTTTCTATACGTGCACTAAATGCAA atACAAGGAGACGGAAAATTCGTAA